A portion of the Leptidea sinapis chromosome 27, ilLepSina1.1, whole genome shotgun sequence genome contains these proteins:
- the LOC126972758 gene encoding uncharacterized protein LOC126972758, producing the protein MSYDMGQQKVTDEIFYERKVPSERNDDFTTDISEHKDLFETISEAHYLPELAGPHDEALLESLVEKGCEDNQILGQALDKLAHLVHSSGDYPDPENDNMYLGHAPVSDIIERLEQSLGSPSRSSMTAAQGLLHLHHIGDHLQQSEGPQIDTQDYISDEVFVSQGTTQCTLETETAGNEIQNGDAMKNMQYNDKGEKGLEDNISVSDVMFPDQVPDSNHTYETSHSHDQHPLPDQSEIALSNDGDDDMCINDTSKFEKSEAEAMTNDDKDISIEETEIALFEVKQEELGTNEDSSLPTDLSIQTVEDSPSPVTLPQDEVTTGLEDNASNKSDEQPKDLSVHKRLSTPMSSPRRLELPRAPSRESDAMQSPQPSGIPAIPSSPEIFTMPLTKSKQTLFLETLLSSPSPKMYTSEVTITKQQCEPLNLGKHRKSASPTVSSCSDEIKKVCKGFGEPHEKKIRRDSVDDLAKISKVFSKCNDDSVSKKLERQHSKANDGNAPLQQLNMLKSRSDFTLPDPLLIPKDRLEAILAAPCREIPALLIQRPELRLPATFAFPAILQDPDILVISLTQLEHILMERESKSLASPKLKDSKHSSSKSSSNVEKANTPQPDQMSQPKPIPSINALAGDIDAATSAALNQMLWLPYLSQLEAMAACSQNMDFIKALNSSGYNPANYADISQMFNPATRFMGSGGFPMMPSMEYDNRMQLAMWQEAMSHANASGTHRTKTATVAEQLKELSKSGDVQNPHVHSTKNQQSKVHSAARTSPIAQSYGSQRAAAHAHFLQGMYPGGSGGARPGMQLPGLQIPYFNQQMMGSQRSPRSQQKRPSSPYYPNNNYLQSVKQSEAGQQRSGSASSQESPRPRISVRSLQNLLEPSASGGGAGRRGSSVSLAGRRREEPEVGSTTPLGEPQLPAGLPPAAAPAAHPLPPHHPHHPHDPASFHLWHPLFGNQKSYNSPWSWTTVTATGD; encoded by the coding sequence ATGTCTTACGATATGGGCCAACAGAAGGTGACAGATGAAATATTCTATGAGCGTAAAGTCCCCTCCGAACGTAACGATGATTTTACGACAGACATCTCCGAACACAAGGATCTGTTCGAGACAATCAGTGAAGCGCACTATCTCCCGGAACTAGCCGGACCACACGACGAAGCGCTATTAGAATCTCTGGTGGAAAAAGGCTGTGAAGACAATCAGATTTTAGGGCAGGCGCTTGATAAACTCGCACACCTAGTACACAGTTCCGGTGATTATCCGGATCCAGAAAACGATAATATGTATTTGGGACATGCACCAGTGTCTGATATAATAGAAAGATTGGAGCAATCACTAGGATCCCCCAGTCGCAGCAGTATGACGGCTGCGCAAGGTTTGTTACATTTGCACCATATAGGTGACCACCTTCAACAATCGGAAGGCCCGCAGATTGATACCCAAGATTATATCTCTGATGAAGTTTTCGTATCGCAAGGTACTACTCAATGCACACTTGAGACTGAAACTGCTGGGAATGAGATACAAAATGGTGATGCAATGAAGAACATGCAATACAATGACAAAGGTGAAAAGGGGCTAGAAGATAATATCAGTGTTAGTGACGTTATGTTCCCAGACCAAGTACCAGATTCAAACCACACATACGAAACTAGCCACTCCCATGACCAACATCCTTTACCAGATCAAAGTGAAATTGCATTGTCTAacgatggtgatgatgatatgTGTATAAATGATACATCTAAGTTTGAGAAGAGTGAGGCTGAAGCCATGACAAATGATGATAAAGACATAAGTATAGAAGAAACGGAAATTGCGCTTTTTGAGGTAAAACAAGAAGAACTTGGTACTAATGAAGATAGTTCGCTTCCCACTGACCTAAGTATACAGACTGTAGAGGATTCTCCTAGTCCTGTAACATTACCACAGGATGAGGTAACGACCGGTTTAGAAGACAATGCATCAAATAAAAGCGATGAACAACCAAAGGATTTAAGCGTACACAAGAGGCTGTCAACACCAATGTCATCTCCGAGGCGACTTGAGCTGCCCCGGGCGCCTTCTAGAGAGTCTGATGCGATGCAGTCGCCGCAGCCGAGCGGGATCCCCGCTATCCCTTCCTCACCAGAAATATTCACAATGCCGCTCACGAAAAGTAAACAAACACTATTTTTGGAGACGCTTCTGTCATCACCTTCGCCAAAGATGTACACATCCGAAGTGACGATAACAAAACAACAATGTGAACCATTGAATCTAGGAAAACACAGAAAGTCGGCAAGTCCTACTGTCTCTAGTTGTTCTGATGAAATAAAGAAAGTGTGTAAAGGTTTCGGAGAGCCCCACGAGAAGAAGATAAGACGGGATTCAGTAGATGATTTAGCTAAGATAAGTAAAGTTTTTAGTAAGTGTAACGATGACAGTGTATCAAAAAAGTTAGAGCGACAGCATAGCAAGGCTAATGATGGAAATGCACCGCTACAGCAGTTGAATATGTTAAAGTCGAGATCCGACTTCACACTTCCTGATCCTCTATTAATTCCGAAGGACAGGCTTGAGGCTATATTGGCAGCGCCTTGTCGCGAGATACCTGCCCTGCTCATACAGAGACCGGAACTTAGGCTCCCGGCGACGTTTGCTTTCCCGGCTATCCTGCAAGATCCGGATATACTCGTCATATCACTAACACAGCTAGAACATATATTGATGGAAAGAGAGTCCAAATCGCTAGCATCACCAAAATTAAAAGATAGTAAACATTCGTCGTCAAAGAGTAGTTCCAACGTAGAGAAAGCGAACACTCCACAACCCGACCAGATGAGCCAACCCAAGCCGATACCATCCATCAACGCGCTCGCCGGGGATATTGACGCGGCCACGTCTGCCGCTTTGAACCAGATGCTATGGCTGCCGTACCTCAGCCAGCTCGAGGCGATGGCGGCCTGCTCGCAGAACATGGACTTCATCAAAGCGTTGAACTCGTCAGGATACAACCCTGCTAATTACGCTGATATATCTCAGATGTTCAATCCTGCCACTCGCTTCATGGGGTCGGGAGGGTTCCCCATGATGCCATCTATGGAGTACGATAATCGCATGCAGCTAGCGATGTGGCAGGAGGCCATGTCGCATGCGAATGCCTCTGGTACTCACAGAACTAAGACGGCGACTGTCGCAGAACAATTGAAGGAGTTGTCGAAGTCTGGCGACGTTCAAAATCCGCACGTGCACTCGACTAAGAACCAGCAAAGCAAAGTGCACTCGGCTGCTCGGACCAGCCCCATCGCGCAGAGCTACGGCAGCCAGCGCGCCGCGGCGCACGCGCACTTCCTACAGGGCATGTACCCCGGGGGAAGCGGCGGTGCAAGACCGGGCATGCAGCTACCCGGGCTTCAGATCCCGTACTTCAACCAACAAATGATGGGCAGTCAGCGGTCGCCGCGCAGTCAGCAGAAGAGGCCGAGCTCGCCGTACTACCCGAACAACAACTACCTGCAGTCAGTGAAGCAGTCTGAGGCTGGTCAGCAGCGCAGTGGCAGCGCCAGCTCGCAGGAGTCTCCACGTCCAAGGATCAGCGTCAGGTCACTGCAGAACCTGCTGGAGCCGAGTGCGAGCGGCGGTGGCGCGGGGCGGCGAGGGTCGAGCGTCTCGCTGGCGGGGCGGCGGCGCGAGGAGCCCGAGGTCGGCAGCACCACGCCGCTGGGGGAGCCGCAGCTGCCGGCTGGTCTGCCCCCggccgccgcgcccgccgcACACCCGCTGCCACCACACCACCCGCATCACCCGCACGACCCCGCCTCCTTCCATCTCTGGCATCCACTATTCGGCAA
- the LOC126972892 gene encoding phosphatidylinositol-glycan biosynthesis class X protein, translating into MRLFTSIDGVLWLALLFVIFAQTNCNRICDFKVRLTQTLHNEGFHRNLTYYIEYTSQDKINPYNGCSVGLEVVLPPGVYASPDQLASIKSKSIAVFKTNVNTESAAHEADIVIVHLLGTVYEGVAELSLPVHARYHSAVDEGTAATVVILPPRAYLNCGVNSLERCEEPPRETPAVNHFCAHVPQQRCPWRETPLDMSSGPLRWSVPVGDSGHLPLVASVSAAVAALGSFYLLYVIHCVTIRLRTARADKKK; encoded by the exons ATGCGTTTGTTTACAAGTATTGACGGAGTTTTATGGCTTGCATTATTGTTTGTGATTTTTGCTCAGACCAATTGCAATAGAATTTGTGATTTTAAGGTGAGACTGACACAAACACTGCACAATGAAggatttcacag aaACTTGACCTACTATATAGAATACACATCACAGGATAAAATTAATCCTTATAATGGGTGCTCCGTTGGTCTGGAGGTGGTGCTGCCACCTGGTGTGTATGCCAGTCCTGATCAACTGGCCAGCATTAAATCTAAG AGTATAGCAGTGTTCAAAACCAATGTCAACACAGAGTCAGCTGCACATGAGGCGGACATAGTGATTGTGCATCTGCTGGGCACAGTTTATGAGGGTGTAGCCGAGCTATCATTACCGGTGCATGCGCGTTACCATTCGGCTGTCGACGAAGGCAC TGCGGCAACAGTGGTGATATTGCCACCTCGAGCCTATCTCAACTGTGGGGTGAACTCCCTGGAAAGATGCGAGGAGCCGCCGCGGGAGACACCAGCCGTCAACCACTTCTGTGCTCACGTCCCTCAGCAGAGATGCCCCTGGAGGGAGACACCTCTAGATATG AGCTCTGGGCCGCTGCGATGGTCGGTGCCTGTGGGTGACTCGGGTCATCTGCCACTGGTTGCTTCTGTGAGCGCTGCTGTCGCCGCACTAGGCTCGTTCTACCTTCTGTACGTGATACACTGCGTGACAATTCGCCTAAGAACCGCACGTGCCGATAAGAAGAAATAG